Genomic segment of Acidimicrobiales bacterium:
CCGGTGGTGCTCGGCGGTGACCACACGATCGCATGGCCGGACGTGACCGGAGTCGCCCGCCAAGTCGGCTGGGGTCGGGTGTCGGTCATCCACTTCGACGCACACGCGGACACAGGGAACACCCAGTACGGGTCGCTGATCGGTCACGGCACACCCATGCGCAGGCTCATCGAGTCGGGCGCGGCGCGCGGAGACCGGTTCCTGCAAATCGGGCTGCGCGGCTACTGGCCCGACCCCGAGACACTCGCGTGGATGGCCGAGCAACGCATGCGCAGCTACGAGATGGCCGAGATCGTCGAGCGCGGGCTCGATGACTGTCTCACCGAGGCCATTGCGATCGCGACCGACGACTGTGACGGGGTGTTCCTTTCCGTCGACGTAGACGTGGTCGATCCCGGCATGGCACCGGGAACTGGAACACCTGAACCCGGCGGGTTGTCGACGCGCCAACTCCTCGACGCTGTGCGCAGGATTGCGATGGAAGTTCCTCTCGCCGGGATGGACGTCGTCGAGGTCGCTCCGCCATACGACAACTCAGAGGTCACCGCGTTCCTCGCCAACCGTGTCGTGCTCGAGGCACTTTCTGGCGTCGCCTGGAGGCGCCACCCCGGCGAAGCCGGCCCGAAACCTCAGCCGGGCTGGCCGCTCCTCGACCCTAGGAGAGCGCAGACCTGAGCCAGTCGAGCATCTCTCGCCGGCAGCGCTTCGAGACGTCCGCTGATGGA
This window contains:
- a CDS encoding agmatinase family protein, which encodes GSRPHLALGVDPLADLRVVDAGDVEMPPGEIETSMARLEAAVLTIATSGAIPVVLGGDHTIAWPDVTGVARQVGWGRVSVIHFDAHADTGNTQYGSLIGHGTPMRRLIESGAARGDRFLQIGLRGYWPDPETLAWMAEQRMRSYEMAEIVERGLDDCLTEAIAIATDDCDGVFLSVDVDVVDPGMAPGTGTPEPGGLSTRQLLDAVRRIAMEVPLAGMDVVEVAPPYDNSEVTAFLANRVVLEALSGVAWRRHPGEAGPKPQPGWPLLDPRRAQT